A DNA window from Chiroxiphia lanceolata isolate bChiLan1 chromosome 6, bChiLan1.pri, whole genome shotgun sequence contains the following coding sequences:
- the RIC3 gene encoding protein RIC-3 isoform X2: protein MAGWTCCRVAAVSCLVLCLSLLLPRTFLPRGGGRQEPGAAPHAAPAPPDGKLGRFPVRMHSHATPDSRAAPHFPRSHLAEAVAKAKAGGGGSGSTGGTGRGLVGQIIPIYGFGIFLYILYILFKLASKGKTTPAERKCPAATPGNTKRKITDYELTQLQERLRETEEAMEKLINRVGPMYDRTQNVTTDQEKMLLQQLREITRVMKEGKFIDDISPEKEAEEAPYMEDWEGYPEETYPVYDNSNCCKRKQDTILVDYPDLSQPSPEELAERMEGMEDEDYLCDETQLTDLTTGRGGQNLMQKKDEATRIGEEKGNLRHSQSTEDCCCCYGDDPAVIAENAGFHSESCSEAEETTQEDMSVESENENAALEEQKASDADETGTLRKRNTKGLD from the exons ATGGCGGGCTGGACGTGCTGCCGGGTGGCGGCCGTGTCCTGCCTGgtgctctgcctctccctcctcctgccgcGGACATTCCTGCCCCGGGGCGGCGGCCGGCAGGAGCCTGGGGCCGCGCCGCACGCAGCGCCCGCGCCGCCCGACG ggaagcTTGGTCGCTTTCCAGTGAGGATGCATTCCCACGCCACTCCCGACAGCCGAGCTGCCCCTCATTTTCCAAGGTCTCACCTTGCTGAAGCAGTTGCCAAAGCCAAAGCAGGTGGAGGTGGTAGTGGAAGCACTGGTGGAACTGGGAGAGGTCTTGTGGGGCAGATTATCCCTATATACGGATTTGGCATCTTCTTATATATCctgtacattttatttaag CTGGCTTCCAAGGGAAAAACTACTCCTGCAGAGCGGAAATGCCCGGCTGCTACACCTGGAAACACGAAGAGGAAAATTA ctgACTATGAGCTCACTCAACTccaggaaagactgagagagacAGAAGAAGCTATGGAAAAATTAATCAACAGAGTAGGACCTATGTATGACAG GACTCAAAATGTTACAACAGACCAGGAAAAAATGTTGCTTCAACAACTCCGAGAAATTACTAGAGttatgaaagaaggaaaattcatAGATGACATCTCTCCTGAGAAGGAAGCTGAAGAAGCTCCTTACATGGAAGATTGGGAAG GTTATCCAGAAGAGACCTATCCTGTCTACGATAATTCCAATTGCTGCAAGCGCAAACAGGACACAATCCTTGTAGATTACCCTGACCTGAGCCAACCCTCTCCAGAAGAGCTGGCAGAAAGAATGGAGGGCATGGAAGATGAGGATTATCTTTGTGATGAAACCCAGCTAACTGATCTCACCACGGGAAGGGGTGGTCAGaatttaatgcagaaaaaggaTGAGGCGACTCGCATCGGTGAAGAGAAGGGGAACCTTCGTCACAGCCAAAGCACTGaggactgctgctgctgttatgGGGATGATCCTGCTGTCATAGCAGAGAATGCTGGATTCCACTCCGAGAGCTGCAGTGAAGCAGAAGAGACAACCCAAGAGGACATGTCTGTGGagtcagaaaatgaaaatgcagcacTAGAAGAGCAAAAAGCCAGTGATGCAGATGAAACAGGCACACTGAGAAAGCGCAACACGAAAGGGCTTGATTGA
- the RIC3 gene encoding protein RIC-3 isoform X1, which produces MAGWTCCRVAAVSCLVLCLSLLLPRTFLPRGGGRQEPGAAPHAAPAPPDGKLGRFPVRMHSHATPDSRAAPHFPRSHLAEAVAKAKAGGGGSGSTGGTGRGLVGQIIPIYGFGIFLYILYILFKLASKGKTTPAERKCPAATPGNTKRKITDYELTQLQERLRETEEAMEKLINRVGPMYDSRTQNVTTDQEKMLLQQLREITRVMKEGKFIDDISPEKEAEEAPYMEDWEGYPEETYPVYDNSNCCKRKQDTILVDYPDLSQPSPEELAERMEGMEDEDYLCDETQLTDLTTGRGGQNLMQKKDEATRIGEEKGNLRHSQSTEDCCCCYGDDPAVIAENAGFHSESCSEAEETTQEDMSVESENENAALEEQKASDADETGTLRKRNTKGLD; this is translated from the exons ATGGCGGGCTGGACGTGCTGCCGGGTGGCGGCCGTGTCCTGCCTGgtgctctgcctctccctcctcctgccgcGGACATTCCTGCCCCGGGGCGGCGGCCGGCAGGAGCCTGGGGCCGCGCCGCACGCAGCGCCCGCGCCGCCCGACG ggaagcTTGGTCGCTTTCCAGTGAGGATGCATTCCCACGCCACTCCCGACAGCCGAGCTGCCCCTCATTTTCCAAGGTCTCACCTTGCTGAAGCAGTTGCCAAAGCCAAAGCAGGTGGAGGTGGTAGTGGAAGCACTGGTGGAACTGGGAGAGGTCTTGTGGGGCAGATTATCCCTATATACGGATTTGGCATCTTCTTATATATCctgtacattttatttaag CTGGCTTCCAAGGGAAAAACTACTCCTGCAGAGCGGAAATGCCCGGCTGCTACACCTGGAAACACGAAGAGGAAAATTA ctgACTATGAGCTCACTCAACTccaggaaagactgagagagacAGAAGAAGCTATGGAAAAATTAATCAACAGAGTAGGACCTATGTATGACAG CAGGACTCAAAATGTTACAACAGACCAGGAAAAAATGTTGCTTCAACAACTCCGAGAAATTACTAGAGttatgaaagaaggaaaattcatAGATGACATCTCTCCTGAGAAGGAAGCTGAAGAAGCTCCTTACATGGAAGATTGGGAAG GTTATCCAGAAGAGACCTATCCTGTCTACGATAATTCCAATTGCTGCAAGCGCAAACAGGACACAATCCTTGTAGATTACCCTGACCTGAGCCAACCCTCTCCAGAAGAGCTGGCAGAAAGAATGGAGGGCATGGAAGATGAGGATTATCTTTGTGATGAAACCCAGCTAACTGATCTCACCACGGGAAGGGGTGGTCAGaatttaatgcagaaaaaggaTGAGGCGACTCGCATCGGTGAAGAGAAGGGGAACCTTCGTCACAGCCAAAGCACTGaggactgctgctgctgttatgGGGATGATCCTGCTGTCATAGCAGAGAATGCTGGATTCCACTCCGAGAGCTGCAGTGAAGCAGAAGAGACAACCCAAGAGGACATGTCTGTGGagtcagaaaatgaaaatgcagcacTAGAAGAGCAAAAAGCCAGTGATGCAGATGAAACAGGCACACTGAGAAAGCGCAACACGAAAGGGCTTGATTGA